In Etheostoma cragini isolate CJK2018 chromosome 9, CSU_Ecrag_1.0, whole genome shotgun sequence, the following are encoded in one genomic region:
- the c9h19orf25 gene encoding UPF0449 protein C19orf25 homolog has protein sequence MSIGSKSKKRVVLPSRPDPPTVDQILEDIHRAAAADPVFSVLEDTGQDSPRPPDSDVDLRFLQCRQFLELNQRLQAARGRLLEQREELGAAGGRLQSDVAEVKGQTL, from the exons ATGAGCATCGGTTCCAAGAGTAAGAAGAGGGTGGTTCTGCCCAGCCGACCCGACCCCCCCACGGTGGACCAGATCCTGGAGGACATCCACCGAGCCGCCGCCGCCGACCCCGTCTTCAGCGTCCTGGAGGACACGGGACAAG acTCGCCCCGCCCCCCCGACAGCGACGTGGACCTGCGGTTCCTGCAGTGTCGCCAGTTCCTGGAGTTGAACCAGCGGCTGCAGGCGGCCCGGGGGCGGCTGctggagcagagggaggagCTGGGAGCGGCGGGGGGGCGGCTGCAGAGCGACGTGgcggaggtcaaaggtcaaacacTCTGA